The DNA region GCGATCCCCTGTAGTACGAGCCGGACCGAGGGGGTAAGCGGGGGCAAACATACGGTGTCCACGGAAAAGTATATCCTGTCAGAAATCAACGGGCAATTGATAGAAAATAATAAGGAATTAAACGTCTTTGAAGACCTGACGATTAAAGGTTCCGTGGGTTACGCCACGGGAAATATTATTTTCCCCGGGGATATTACCATAAACGGCACGGTTGCCGACGGGTTCAAGATTTATTCCGGCGGATCGGTAACCATAAAACAGACCCTTGATGCGACGGAGGTGAACACCAAGGGGGATCTGATCGTATCCGGGGGCATCATAGGCCGGGGCCGGGGCTTTTTAAAGGTCGGCGGCGCCATGAGAACCAAATTTATCCAGAACTGCCGGGCTGCGTGCAGGAAAACTATCACCGTTGACTCAGAGATTAACAATTCCAGTATCTACACTATGGAAACCCTGGAAATGGGGGATAAGGGTAGAATACTGGGGGGCGAAGTATACGCCATCCACGGAATTAAGGCCGGGGGCATCGGAAAAAACGCAGGAAAGGCAACCCGCATACACTGCGGCATTGATTTTACCCTCCAGAAAGATAAGGAAAACTGTAACAATACATTACGGCTTTTGGCGGAAAAGCTGGGGAAACTCAGGGAGCTGATGGCGGTTCCGGAATCAGACCCGGAAAAGCAGACAAAAATGGAAGAACTCTTACATCGCCTTGAGGATGAGCAAAAAAAGAACACCCTCCAAATTGGAAACCTCATGGGCAGGATCAATACGGATGAAAACGCCGTAGTGGAAGTGTCCGGGGAAATCGCCCCGGGGACCCTTATTGAAATTTGCGAAATTGCCCTGTTCGTTGCCGAACCCCTGAAGCGGGTCAGAATCAGGCTGGATAAACCCGGTGGCAAATTGGTACACGAGCCCTTCTAAATCTTTTCCTGACAAAAGGTATCTTTTTCAAAATGTATTGTTAAAAATCCGTTTTAATGTTATTATTTTTGTATGTATTCTTATGATGGTCGCCTAATGGGACCGCAGATAGGCCTTTTACGAGCTATTGGGAGACTGTGATGTATAGTACTGGTTTAGCCTATTTGCTTTGGCTCGTTTCCGGTTTTGGCGCCCTGGGGTTTCACCGCTTTTACCTGGGGAAGATCCCCACAGGGCTCCTCTGGATGTGTACCGGCGGCCTGGGTATGGTCGGTTCTATTTATGACTTTTTTACCCTTCCCGGCCAGGTGAGGGAGGCGAATCTCCGGGATGCCCTGTTTGGCCGGCCCTCCCGGTCTATACACGGAGGGCAAAACTGGCGCACTGTCAGTGATGGACAGGCCAGGATAGTCCGGGAAAAGGAAACCGTGGAACGGACCATACTGCGGCTTGCAAAGCAGAACAAGGGTATCTTAACTGCCAGCGAAGTGGCCCTGGAAGCGAATATTTCCATGGACGATGCAAAGAAGGTTCTGGATACCCTGGTCAACAAGGGCTTTGCGGAACTGCGGGTCCGCCAGTCCGGTACCCTGGTCTATACCCTTCCGGAGCTGATGGACTCCGATTCCCCTCTGGAAGATTTTTAAGGACTACTCCTTAAGCACCACCTCGGTGCGTCCGAATCCGCCCAACTCCGGGCGGGAGAAATAGTAATCCGCTACCATGGGCTGATTTTTCAGGAACTCGTGCACCCCCCGCTGGAGTATACCGTCCCCCTTGCCATGGACCACCGCAAATTCGTGGAGCCCCGTCATGGCTGCGGCGTCGATCTGCCGTTCCAGGGTGGCCAGGGCCTCCTCCAGGCGCATACCCAGCAGGGACAATTCCATAAACGCCTGGGGCGCAGCGGCGTATTCCACCGGGGCGATGAGGGGCTTTCTAGCTTCTGCGGGCCGGGCAATAGGGATAAGGTCCTGCTCGTTGAAGGTCATTTTCAGGGAGCCCAGTTCCACAACCCAGGCGCCTTTTTTTGCGGACCGGAGCACGGTTCCCCGGCTGCGCTGCTCACCGGCCAGAACCTCTGTCCCCGGCCCTAAGGCGGGCGCTTCTTTGCCCCCTTGCCCGGTAGCAGATGCCCCCGGCCCTGTTCCCGGTACGCCGGCGTTTTCTGCGCCCTTCCGTCCGGCGTTTCTGCGGGTTTTTCTGTTCCCCGTTTCCAGGGCTTCTCTGCCGTAGGTTTCCTCCAGGCGCCGCCGTTCACCGGAAAGGGCGGATTCTTCAGTCTCCAGGGCGGTCTCTTCGGCATTCACCGCTTCCTCCAGGGCGCGGAGGAATTCCTTTACCTTCAGGGTTTTATCCCGGGAAAGTTCCCCTTCCTTTACCTCCCGGACCAGGTTCTCCAGGGTCTTGCGGCTTTCGCTTAAAAGTTCCCGAAATTTGCCCATACCCCCGGACTTTATTTCCAGTTCCTTTTGCCTGAGCCTGAGTTCTTTCAGATCCGCAGCCCGGCGTTCTTCCCGGAGCCGGGTCTCCTCCTCCTGCCGCTCTTCATGGGCGGCGGCCAGTTCCCGGTGCTTTTCCTTGAGCCCCCGTATGAGGGCCGACACGTCCGCCCGCTCCTCCGCCAGATAGCCCCGGGCGCCCCGCACCATGGCTTCGGGTAGGCCATTGCGGGCAGCAATATCCACGGCCCGGCTTTCACCAGGAACACCCATGACAATACGGTAGGTGGGGGACAGGGTACGGCTGTCAAAGTCCACCGAGGCGTTCTCTACACCCTCCCTGGTATAGCCGTAATTTTTAAGCATCCCGTGATGGGTGGTGACCAGGAGCCGAACTTTTTTTTCGATCAGGTAATCCAGGATTGCCATGGCGATGGCGCTCCCTTCCTCGGGGTCTGTGCCGGAACCCAGTTCGTCCAGCAGGACCAGGGAACGCCCGGTTACCGAAGCGGTGATGGCGGCGATATTGGTCATGTGGGCAGAGAAGGTAGACAGGGACTGGCTCAAGGACTGCTCGTCCCCGATGTCGGCGTAGATGCCGTCAAACACCGGAAGCGCCGTACCTTCTCCTGAGGGCAGGGCAAGGCCGGACTGGTTCATCAGGGCAAAGAGCCCCACAGTTTTCAGGGCCACCGTTTTGCCCCCCGTGTTGGGCCCGGTGATGATCACGGTCCGGATCGTCCCGTCCATGAGAAAATCTATGGGAACTGCGGCGGAACCCAACAAGGGGTGCCGGGCCTGCTTCAGGGCAACCATGTCGCCGCCTTCATCGCCGCTGCTGTCCAGGGCGAATACCCCCCGGGTTTCCCGGGCATGGTGGGCACGGGCACGTATGGTTTCCAGTTCCACTATTTTTGTATGAAAAACCCCGAGAATTTCCCGTGATTCCGCCAGCCTGGCGGTCATTTCCCGCAAAACCCGCCGTATCTCCGCTTCCAAGCGCCGCTGTTCTATGAGGAGTTCGTTGTTTTTTTCCACCACTTCTTCAGGCTCAACAAAAATGGTTTGCCCGGAAGATGAAACCTCATGGACTATGCCCCGTATACGGCTTCGGTAATTGGCCTTCACTGCCAGTACCATACGACCGTCCCGCTGGGAGGGGATGGCCGATTGGAGCATACGCCGCTTGTCCTCATTTCCCGTATACCGGGAACCAGCGTTTTCCAGATCCCGGGTAATGCCCTGGATACGCCGTTTTATTTCCCGGAACTCCGGTAAATCCCGTAGCTTTCCATCCCGGTCCAGCACCCGGAATACTTCCCTGGATACGGCGGAACAATCTGGTATGAGCAAACACAGGGCTTGCAGGGGAGTAGCAGCTTTGGTATCTATATATGTATCTTTTTTTATACTGTTTAAAGTCTCGGGCTCAAGACGAGTACTTCTACCTTGATTGTTATAATATTTTATACTACCTAAAGTCGATGTTTTATTTCCATGCCCCAAAGAACCTTTTGTATGGATAGTATTATTTTTTATACTATTTAAAGTAATTTCTTCACTTCCCTTTATAAGCCAGGATTTTAGGGCTTCTCCTTGTTCCACAAAAAGTCCCAGGGCATAGGCTTCTTCCAATTCCAGGCAGGTCCCCTCTACTTCCAGAGCGGGGAGTATGGTTCCTATGCTTGGGATACTGCCCCGCTTTTCCTCGTCGCCGGAATTGATCCGGTCCAAGGTTTCCTGTACCTGGGCTTTCAGATGCGTCACCTCATCCCGGTCAATGACAGGCCTGGTTTGCAGTATCAAGTCCGCAGCCTCCTCACTTAGAGAGAGGGCTGCTACCCGGGAAAGGACGGTGGAAAATTCCAGCAGTTCAAGGGTTTTCTCAGTCATGGGAGGGTTCCGACATTTCATCTCGGATGCGAAGAAAACTTTCATACCTGTCCTCATGGATCACCCCGGCATGAACCGCCTCCATGATCTTGCAGCCCGGCTCGCTCACATGGGAGCAGGAATGGCCATAACTGCATCGCCCGGCCAGGGGGGCAAATTCCCGCAGATAGAGGATCAGGGAGGCGCTATCTATCCCGTGGGGGATAAAGCGGCGTATTCCCGGGGTATCGATGATACGGGTGGTTTCCCCTTCCCCGGGAATCTCCTCCAGGAAAGACATGGTTGTGGTATGGTTGCCCCGGTCAAATTTTTCGTTGATCGCTCCCACCCGGATATTCCGCCCGGGAACCAGGGCATTGATCAGGCTGGACTTCCCTACCCCGCTCTGCCCCAGCATCGCAGAAATACGGTTCCTAACCAGTCGGCGGAATTTGTCCATTCCTTCTCCGGTCTTGGCAGATATGCGCAGGACCTTGTAACCGATACGGGTGAAATCTTCCAGCCGTTCTTCCACATCAAGATCATCCTCGGACAGGTCGTATTTGTTGCAGATGATCACTGCGGGGATATTGGCGATTTCCCCCTGAAGCAGGGCCCGGTCCAGGAACCGGGGCCGGAAAGGCGGGGAGACCGGGGTGGTGACGCAGAGCACCTGATCCACATTGGCCGCAAGCAACTGGGGCGACTGGCCCTTTTGGTTAAACCGGGTCAAAAGGTTACGCCGTTTCTCAAGGCTCAAGATGAGCCCTGTACCATCCTGGGCAAGATCGCTTTCAAAAATCACCCGATCCCCCGGGGCCAGGGGGTTATAGAAACCCTCAACCCCTTTCAATATCTTGCCCTTGAGGTGACACTCAAATTCGGCGCCCCCTTCATCGCTCTTTACAGTGAAGATATTCCGGGAACCCCGAATCACCAGCCCCGTCATGGACGCCCCCCCTGATCGGGACCACTTGCAATACCGACTTTAGTCGGCAAGTTCCCCGCGCATTTTGCAACGAAGTTCCCCGCGCAAAGGGTCAGGCCGAAGGCTTGCGCCCGTTCTTCCCAGACCGGCTCAAGCGGCTCAAGGCCGGTAACCAGCAGTAAAGCTGCCGGGCCTTCGGCTGCCGAAGTTTCCGCTGTCACACCAGCTCGCAATCCCCCCTGATCCAACAGGGCCTCTGCCCGGCGGGAAACCCCTGCAATGGAATCGTGGATGGAAAGCTCCCCTTTGGCCAGGGCCTTAAAATCATCCAAAAGAAAAAGGAAGTGGGTACAGCCCAGGACTATAGCGTCAGCCCCTGCCCGGCGGAATTCTTCGATGTAAGGAGAGGCTATACTCCGGCGCTCCTCTTCCCCGGCAAGGGCATACCGGTGTTCCACAAAGTCTACCAGGTCCGGAGCGGCAAGGGCAGTGACCGCGCAGTCCGGCCCGAACCGGGCTGCCAGTTCCGCGATATAGGGATCCCTGATGGTCCTGTCAGTCCCCAGCACCCCGATATGCCGGCGCTTGCTGGCAAGGACCGCAGGTTTCACCGCCGGCACGGTACCCACCAGGGGCAGATCGGGAAAGGTTTCCCGAAGTGAAGCCAGGGCTGACACCGTGGCGGTATTGCAGGCAATCACTCCCAGCTTGGGGTTAAACTGCCCCCGAAGCCGTGCCACAAGGCTGCTTAACAGGGCGATCAACTCTTCCCGTTCCCGGCGCCCGTAGGGAAAATGTTCCCGGTCCGCACAGTAGACCAGAGCTTCATGAGGATTGTGGTGGTGAAAATGTTGGCAGTAGGGAAGGCCCCCGATACCGGAGTCCAAAAAAAGTATAGGTCTATTATCCATATTTTCTAGGGTTTAAAAAGATTGTCAAAGGCCGATTTTGCGGAAACAGCCTTTTCCCGAGGCCCTGCCTCGCCCGGTGTGGGGGAACGGAACCGGGCATTAAGGGAAAACCAGTCGCAAAAATTACCCCTGTCCTTTTCCGCCGGTGGTTCGGCATTGGGTTCCGAACAGTCCCCCCGTGCGCCGGGCAGGAAAAACCGGCAATGCCGGCAAACCCGGAGATCCTTGCCGCATTCGGGGCAGCGCAGGGAACGGCCCAGGGGATTGGGGTCCAATATTGGGGAACCACAGTACCAACACATGGGGTAATCATACTGCGGTGGGGGAATTCTGGCAAGGGCGGGGGGAATAAGAATCGCTAAACAATACCTGGCGCCTACCCCTACCCCATACCCCAAAAGGGTGCTATACTAACCTCATGTTTACCCTAATCCCCTGCGCCGCCGGCTGCGGCAGAAACGCTATTACCGGTTCTTCGGTTTGTTCAGTCCATGCGGCGGATCCCAAAAAGGAAGGGCGGCGTATCGCGGAGTACATTACCCAACGGGAGGTTATCAAAAACCTCAACGCCTCGGGTTTATATTTTGAAAACGACGATTTTTCCCACCGGCATTACTATGGCTGTGATTTTATCGGCGCATCCTTTTTTCATTGTACCTTTGTGGACACCTTTATGCGGATGAGTTTCTTTGATTCTGCCCAGTTCCAGGATTGCGACTTTTCAAAAAGCGATCTACAGTTTCTGTCCTTTGGGGGGTCCTCTATTCTGAACTGTACCTTTACAGGCTCCGAACTGGTGCATGTCAATTTTGGGGGAGCCGGCATCTCAGAATGCCGTTTCAATAATTCTAATCTTTACAACAGCCGTTTCATTAATGCTGATATGAACTGTTCCGACTTTATCGATTGCAACATAAAAAAAACCTATTTTATACAGGCCCGTCAGGAAGGTATCTCCTTTAAATCATCCAATACGGCTGAGGCAATCTTTGAATACGGCGAAGAGGACTAGGTGAAACTTTTTTTTCATTATTGCAGTTTTGGTTTCAGTAATTGTTATGTCCTGGGGACCGACTACGGCTGCGAGGACCTTCAGACGTCTATGTTCGCAGGGGAAACACCATCTCACCGCGAGGCGGCGACTCCTAGGGAGTCGGCGACTCCTAGGGAGGCGGCGCCTCCCAGGGAGGCGATCATCATCGATCCCGGTAATATGGACAAGACAATCCTTGATTTTATCGAGCAGAATAACTACAAGCTCTCAGGGGTGCTGGTAACCCACGATCACCTGAATCATGTCCACGGGCTGCGGACCCTCAAACATATCTACGATGTGGAAATATACGCGGTGAACCACATCATTCTGGATAATAAAACTACCATGGTAAAGGACGGTGATACCTTCAACATAGGCTCTTTTCATGTGGAGGTGATTTCCGTACCCGGCCATTCATCGGATTCAGCGGTATATAAAATAAACCACATGCTCTTTACCGGAGACGCCCTCAATGCGGGTATGCTGGGGACTACCGCAAGTTCCTACGGCGCAGAAGTCCAGATGACCGCCATACGGAGCAAGATATTTTCCCTTCCGGGAAATTATGTGGTTCTCCCCGGCCATGGCCCGCCTTCTACCCTGGAAACGGAACGGCGATTCAATGCGGGGATACAGATCTTTGAACAGCACAAGAAAAGGCGCCCAAGCTTTGATGTAGAAACCTGGGAGGATTAGGGGGCCTTACGGACGCTCACCTGCCAAACCCTGCCTGCGGCCAGATTCCAGCGGCGGTTTACATAGGATGAAAAGGCGTTGGCCTCGGCGGTAAAGGCTGCGGCCAGTTCAGGCCAGTTTCCAGCAGCTTCGTCCTTTGGGGGAAGCACTGTTCGCCGCCAGGAACTTTCGTCGATACGCCCTGCCAGGGTTTCTCCGAAATACACCCCGGCCCGGGACGAAGGCTGCTGCAGAATATGGGCCATAAATTCATTTACCATCAGGTACTGATCCTTCAAGTCGTAGTGTTGATAATCAAAATAGGAAAGGATAAAGTTCTTTGCAAGGCGGGGCAGGGTTTCCCAGCGCCGGCTGCTGAAGGCGCGGAATTCCTCGTCAATGAAGAAAATACCGTGGAACCCCTCATGGGCCATGAACATGCTGCGCAGATAATCCGCCGATTCCCGGGAAATGGAAATGATAGCCCCCTGCCCCGCCGCGTAAGCCCCGGCGCCTGTACGGACCAGGATGCCCGCAGCTTCCAGGATAGCCCCCAGTTCCCGCTCCTCGCTGAGCAGGGGAAAATTCTGAGCCCTGGCAGCCTCAAAAAAATGGGCCAGATCCTCAGCGCGGTAATCATGGGCATTCCAGCCATGGAGTTCCGCGATCTCCTCATCCGGCGCAAGCCGCCCCCGGAACCCCGCCTTTTCTGTAAAGAAGGCCAGCCGTTTAAGCAGCCGGTCCTGGATAGCGTAATCCGCAGTATCGAATATCAATATTGAAGGGAACCGTTCCCAGCGGAAAACCTCAAAACGCCGATCCCGCCAGGCTTCCTGGTTTATGCCCAGGATCAAGCCCGGGTCGGCCGGCGCCGGTTCCAAAGGGAAAGGCCGCACCGGAGCGGCATCCAGGACCAGGGAAAGCGGGGCGCCTGAAATACCCAGGGGGAAAGTTTCCAAGGGAAACGCCCCCGGGGGAAGGGTGATCTCTCTCGGCCTGACAGACCATTCATACCGTACCGGTCCCGCCTGGACAAACACCTTCTCCCCTGCCGGTACATCCCCAAAGGCCGCCTGTAATGCTATAGCCCCGGCAAAACGGAAGGCCACCGGAATATCAATAACCAGGGCATTGTCCCGGGAAAACACAAATGGTGTGGCTTTTAGAACAGGGGGCCCGGACTTGTCCTGCTCAAGGGTAAAGCCGTACCAGCGCTTTATAATACCCAGTGAGTCAAGCTGAAACTGAACATCGATCCCGGAAGTGCCGGTTTTCTCCAGCCTAAGCCCCAGGGTACGGAGAGGCTCCGCAGGCAAGGGCACACTGTAACGGATCCTGCGCGGACGGGTTTCAATACCCAGGAAGGATGCGTCCCGGGGGAGTTCCCAGGCGGCGTTTCCGTTTAGCTCCAGCACAAGCTGGTAAGATACCGGATTCCCGGTTGGAACCATGCCCCCCTCCCCCAGGCCGGCAAAATGGTATTCCAGCTCCAGGGAACTATTCCCCCCTATGGCTGCCGGTACCGCGAGGGAGTAACTTAGGTTTTTTGGTTTATCCGGAGAAATAAGGCCGGAGACTGATTCTTTGGAAAGGGCATAGAATTCCTGTGCGGACCCGGGGACATCAGAAATGCCATAAAAGGGTATGGCTGCCGGCTCTTTATAGGAGCAGGAGGCCAATACCGGAAGCAACAGGATTAGTATGCGCAGCTTTTCTGAAAGGGTTTTAAAATACATTGCCCCTGGCCTTAAAGGGCAATAATTCCCCGGGCCATAAGCTGGGCAAGGGAATATTTCCGTTCCATGGTTGTATCACCTTCACTGCGGAGAAAGGTTTCAAGCTGAGCGGAAAAGGATTCGGGCAGGATGGGCAATTCGCGAATCTGCTTATCATAGGCCCGGTGAGAAGGCTCAAAACGATGGTTGATGCAAAACAGAGTGACACAGGCGGCTTTGATAAAACCGGCGGAAGAGATGAGATAATAAAAATCATCATTCTGGAACAGCGCCGCCCCAAGGTCGCTTAAAAAATGTTCCATCTTGGACTGGTGAATATCCCGCATGGCTTCCCAAAAGGATATGTCCAGGTTGTGAAGCCGCTCCCGGATTTTTTCGATCCAAGCGGTACGGTGGAAGAGTATTTCCCCGTAAGCCAGCCGGTAATACCCGTAGGTGCCTGAATCTTTGATAAGCCAGAGCTGATCCAGCTTGATATCCGCGATGTTTACCAGTTCATCGATCTTCCCGGTCTCCTTATATTCAATCCGCACCGGTATATCCCCGATGAGAAACCGGTCCTTCTTCCCCTGGTTTGAAGTTTCAAAGGCAGCCACATCATCTCCGTAGAGACCGCAACGTTCATCCGGTCCGGGCAAGGCGCCAAAATAAAACACGTCAAGGATCAGGGCAAAATAAGGGTCCAGAGTATCCGGCAGGGCAGCCTCATTGAGGGAAACACATTCAACCCCGCTCCATTTAGAAAGGACCTGGACAAATCGGTCCACCAACTGTTTAGTCTTATATTTCATTGCAATTCCCTTTATAATGAGTATAACACGGGAAGCTGAGAAAAAAGAAGGGGACAAACGAAAGAAAGCTTATGAAAAAGCAAAATACAGGAGGCGACGGCTCCCTGAAGACGCCCCTCCGTTTTGTGGTCCTCATCCCCCACCGGGATTTAGCCGGCCCCTTGGGCACCCATAGCGGCAGCCTTTTTGCGGCGGGCATGGCCGGGGCCTTTTCCTTCCCCAACCTTGCCCCCTTAGCCCTGGTTTCCCGGCCCTTTTCCCGGCCGGAACTCCGCTCCCTTGCACTGGATATCCGAAAGTCCATCACCGGAACCGCCCTGGACGGTGATGGAAAAATCAACCCGGGACCGCCGGTACTACAGCCCTGCCCGGGCTTCCACTCTTTCTACGGCCTGTCATTGGATATTCCCCCGTCGCCCTTGCCTTATCCGGGAGTGCTCTACCCCTTCCCCGCCCTTGCCCTCTGCCTTGCCCTGATCGAAGCGGGGACCGAGGCTGCTCTGGAAAATGCCAAGGCAGTACACACAAACCTTACCGGTTTCAGAGCGGCCATGGTTGCCAATTTGAGCATAAAGCCCCTGTCTGACGGCGGTACAGGCAGGGGCGGCGGGGAACCGAATTATTCCTTTACCTGGCGTATCGGGCCTCCCTGCTGGCTCCCCTCGCCGCGCTACTTGCAACGAAATTCCCCGCGCAACTTTAGCCCCCGGAACCAACAGGAGGAACCCTGATGGCCGAATGTTTCCGCATTGCCGGGGAACTGCTTCTCCTGGATATCAAGGCCGTACCGGGCTCCTCAAAGTCCCAAATCGCCGGGCTCAGCGAAGGCCGGCTGCGGATCAAAATTGCCGCCTCTCCCGAAGACGGCAAAGCTAACACTGAACTCCGGGCCTTCCTGGCCAAACTCCTGGGCTGCCCCCGGAAAGACATCACCCTGGTCGCCGGGGAAAAGTCCCGGCTTAAAACTGCGGCCCTGCCTTTGGGGGTGAAGGAAAAACTGGATGAAATTGTGAAAGAAGTGAGAAAGTAGAAATGAGGAGCCATGGCTCGCAATTTGCTTTATTGGAGATAAACCATTATATTTTAAGTATGACAACAACCATACAACAAACGATTAACATCCCTGTAGACCGGCGGGTCCATTTAAATCTAGATATGGATATTTTCGTTGATCTCCCTACAGGAACGGCAAAGCTAGAAATCCATGTTACCCCAAAAAATGAAAAAACTACCTTCCATCCCAAAGAAACTTTCAAACGTCTCCATGGAGGCATTAAAAACAGCCCGCATTTTGGCCGCAATGGGGTTGAGATAGTGTACGATCCCCTGTGATGCAACTTTACTCCTAAATTTCGTATTCGTGTTGAGGGGTTTAATACCCAAGAACCCGTTTACACAGGGGAGCTTTAGGGCGTTTAAAGGGGTATTAAACCCCGAATACAAATACCTTATGAGAACAACAACCTCGCCCTTTAGGGCGGGGTTGTTGATAATTAGCTGTTTTCTCAGAACCCACGGTTGATTTGCCGAGCAATTTTTTATTGGGAACGAAGAAATTGCGGAGCGGACACAGGTATGCATAGCCGCTGCCGAGGGCTTGGATAATCCGCTCTTCGTTGGTATACTCATGGATACCCTCATTTTGACCTCCGTCCCGCTCTCTGACAGTATTGTCTGTTATTTTTGGATATCTTTTTCAATGAGACACTGCGCATACTTGACATTATAAAAATTAAACAATAATATAAAAGAAGAAATTTTGTTCCATAAGAGGACTAGGCAAAGGGAGGTTTTTATGTATAATTGTAACCAACAATTACTAAAAAAGTTTGCAAAAAAATTACCTCGACCAATTAAGAGAATTATTCATAGTATTCTTGATACTCTTAAGAATATTTCAAAAAATATTTCAAAATGTATACAGACTAAAAAACGTAAACAAGAATTATATTCTGATTTAAAAATATTTAAACAGCAAAAAGAAGAAATAAATGATCAGGATTTTATATTCGGGCATTTATGGCCTTGCCTGGATGATAAGTATGCTAATAATGGTTCTGCAAAAGGCGATTATTTTCATCAAGATTTACTTGTTGCACGGCGTATTTATGAGAATAAACCTGAAAAACATATTGATGTTGGTTCCGCCATTGGTAGTTTTGTTGCTCATGTTGCAAGTTTTAGAGAAATATCAGTAATAGATATTCGTCCATCAATAGGAAGGACGCATAATATAACATTTATTCAGCAGGATTTTATGGCTGAATTAGATAAAAATATGCTGGATGCCTGTGATTCATTGTCATGTTTACATGCGATAGAACATTTTGGCTTAGGACGATATGGTGATCCGGTAAATTTCAATGGGCATATTCTTGGGATCAATAATTTATATCGTGTTTTAAAAAAAGGGGGGAAGCTATATTTCTCAGCACCAATAGGAACACCACAACGGATAGAGTTTCATGCACATAGAATATTTTCACCACAATATTTGGTAAAAATATTTAGTGATAAATATAAAATAGATCACTTTTCATATGTTGATGGATTAGGTGATTTACATGAAAATGTTGAATTAAATAAATTTCTTGATGATTATACTGACAACTATGGATGTGGAATATTTGAGATGGTAAAACTGTAAAAGTACGGGCCCAGCGCATAACAACGGTTCACGTTTATCCGCCAATAGGCGGCTCGGGGTTACGTTCGATTTCGCCTCCCACGCCTCACTCCACCCACATTTTTGTGGCTCGATAAAAATGTCGTAAACCTTGTATCGTTGTACGCAATTTTTTTACCACGAATTTATCGTCGTAAGCGCAATCCATGGCGCTTGGTAAGGGTCTTGTTAGCTTGCTAATGCTTGCCGTATTAGATGCAATCGTCTTTTGTGCATGATGCCGACCAAGTTTAGTAATAGACCGGGCTTTTTTATTCGTGTTGAGGGGTTTAATACCCCCCAGGACCAGGTTTGTGATGCCTTGTACCGGAGGGACAAAAAAGGTATAGTAGAAAATGTGGGAATACTTGACAGACTGGGTGATGTGATTAAAAGCTACCTCAATGATACTGGAAACCCCGCAGGGGAAAGGATCGGCCGCCGCTACGCCGATCCGGACCTGGATGAGG from Treponema primitia ZAS-2 includes:
- a CDS encoding DUF342 domain-containing protein; this translates as MDTNVLSAGKNDGKVNIRFSEEDLEAWADFTPPMGDGLPITNDYLIALMNKHNISYGVHWDTLKDTAFQCNLDKKPVKDVLIALGDPPIKEVNEYYELNPHLATSSTPVPDKNRNGQIDYRAYSPFVIVKKDQVLALKKPRIPGRDGKNVHGVAIPCSTSRTEGVSGGKHTVSTEKYILSEINGQLIENNKELNVFEDLTIKGSVGYATGNIIFPGDITINGTVADGFKIYSGGSVTIKQTLDATEVNTKGDLIVSGGIIGRGRGFLKVGGAMRTKFIQNCRAACRKTITVDSEINNSSIYTMETLEMGDKGRILGGEVYAIHGIKAGGIGKNAGKATRIHCGIDFTLQKDKENCNNTLRLLAEKLGKLRELMAVPESDPEKQTKMEELLHRLEDEQKKNTLQIGNLMGRINTDENAVVEVSGEIAPGTLIEICEIALFVAEPLKRVRIRLDKPGGKLVHEPF
- a CDS encoding NINE protein, producing the protein MYSTGLAYLLWLVSGFGALGFHRFYLGKIPTGLLWMCTGGLGMVGSIYDFFTLPGQVREANLRDALFGRPSRSIHGGQNWRTVSDGQARIVREKETVERTILRLAKQNKGILTASEVALEANISMDDAKKVLDTLVNKGFAELRVRQSGTLVYTLPELMDSDSPLEDF
- a CDS encoding endonuclease MutS2, producing MTEKTLELLEFSTVLSRVAALSLSEEAADLILQTRPVIDRDEVTHLKAQVQETLDRINSGDEEKRGSIPSIGTILPALEVEGTCLELEEAYALGLFVEQGEALKSWLIKGSEEITLNSIKNNTIHTKGSLGHGNKTSTLGSIKYYNNQGRSTRLEPETLNSIKKDTYIDTKAATPLQALCLLIPDCSAVSREVFRVLDRDGKLRDLPEFREIKRRIQGITRDLENAGSRYTGNEDKRRMLQSAIPSQRDGRMVLAVKANYRSRIRGIVHEVSSSGQTIFVEPEEVVEKNNELLIEQRRLEAEIRRVLREMTARLAESREILGVFHTKIVELETIRARAHHARETRGVFALDSSGDEGGDMVALKQARHPLLGSAAVPIDFLMDGTIRTVIITGPNTGGKTVALKTVGLFALMNQSGLALPSGEGTALPVFDGIYADIGDEQSLSQSLSTFSAHMTNIAAITASVTGRSLVLLDELGSGTDPEEGSAIAMAILDYLIEKKVRLLVTTHHGMLKNYGYTREGVENASVDFDSRTLSPTYRIVMGVPGESRAVDIAARNGLPEAMVRGARGYLAEERADVSALIRGLKEKHRELAAAHEERQEEETRLREERRAADLKELRLRQKELEIKSGGMGKFRELLSESRKTLENLVREVKEGELSRDKTLKVKEFLRALEEAVNAEETALETEESALSGERRRLEETYGREALETGNRKTRRNAGRKGAENAGVPGTGPGASATGQGGKEAPALGPGTEVLAGEQRSRGTVLRSAKKGAWVVELGSLKMTFNEQDLIPIARPAEARKPLIAPVEYAAAPQAFMELSLLGMRLEEALATLERQIDAAAMTGLHEFAVVHGKGDGILQRGVHEFLKNQPMVADYYFSRPELGGFGRTEVVLKE
- the rsgA gene encoding ribosome small subunit-dependent GTPase A, with product MTGLVIRGSRNIFTVKSDEGGAEFECHLKGKILKGVEGFYNPLAPGDRVIFESDLAQDGTGLILSLEKRRNLLTRFNQKGQSPQLLAANVDQVLCVTTPVSPPFRPRFLDRALLQGEIANIPAVIICNKYDLSEDDLDVEERLEDFTRIGYKVLRISAKTGEGMDKFRRLVRNRISAMLGQSGVGKSSLINALVPGRNIRVGAINEKFDRGNHTTTMSFLEEIPGEGETTRIIDTPGIRRFIPHGIDSASLILYLREFAPLAGRCSYGHSCSHVSEPGCKIMEAVHAGVIHEDRYESFLRIRDEMSEPSHD
- the murI gene encoding glutamate racemase, with product MDNRPILFLDSGIGGLPYCQHFHHHNPHEALVYCADREHFPYGRREREELIALLSSLVARLRGQFNPKLGVIACNTATVSALASLRETFPDLPLVGTVPAVKPAVLASKRRHIGVLGTDRTIRDPYIAELAARFGPDCAVTALAAPDLVDFVEHRYALAGEEERRSIASPYIEEFRRAGADAIVLGCTHFLFLLDDFKALAKGELSIHDSIAGVSRRAEALLDQGGLRAGVTAETSAAEGPAALLLVTGLEPLEPVWEERAQAFGLTLCAGNFVAKCAGNLPTKVGIASGPDQGGRP
- a CDS encoding pentapeptide repeat-containing protein, producing MFTLIPCAAGCGRNAITGSSVCSVHAADPKKEGRRIAEYITQREVIKNLNASGLYFENDDFSHRHYYGCDFIGASFFHCTFVDTFMRMSFFDSAQFQDCDFSKSDLQFLSFGGSSILNCTFTGSELVHVNFGGAGISECRFNNSNLYNSRFINADMNCSDFIDCNIKKTYFIQARQEGISFKSSNTAEAIFEYGEED